CACATATCAGCAACCAATCCCCACCCATGCTCCGGATATCTTTTTCTATGGAGGGGGCAACCTCGATACCGTATCGATCCGTAATTATAACACCGAGATCCTGTAAACCGGGATGAAAATCTCCATACTGACCATGCTCCGGAAACAATTGCTCGATGATGCCGGAATATAATTCATTTTCATCGGCATATTTTTCATAGTAATTCCTGACAGTCGCAAGAATATCGTTCTCCTTGACCATGGAATTGGGGTGAATGATCTCGTTGTTGGAATTGTTGAGAAAAAACGTGGCATAGTTCTTTTTCCTGGTTCCAATCCGGCCGACGATGTCCCTTATTATTTCCGCTGTCAAATCAAGATCCACCAGATTGGAAAGTTTGAAATAAAAAATACCACTGCGGAAACTCCGACATTCCCCACCTTCTCCCCCCGACAACGCAATATTTTCCGCGGAATCTTCATCCTTCCCTTTCAGGGATAAAATTAACCGCTCCAGATTCTCCTTCCAGGATGATAATCTTGACTCTTGCATTTTACATGCCAGTCCTTTCTTTATTTGATTTGAAATATTAAAATATCGGTGATAATTCAAAGCTGTAGAGTTTCGGTAAACCTGGGTGACAGAAATTGTGATAATTTGATTTTACCTGAAAAAGTCGTAAATTGGAAGACTTCCAGGAATGATCACTGACAACATGTTTTCATGAAAGAATTGAATTGGAAGGTATTTTGAGTGTAAATTTGTGAAATATCCTGTTTTTGCCTATTTATCAGAATCCATATTCCGGTCGGGCTTTACAAAATCATCTGGCAGACATTCGGCCAGATTTTTCCTGCAAATGGGACAACTGATACTTCTCCTGTGGAAATCATCAAGGCTGATGAATAAACGTCCGTCATAAAACAAGTAATGCCCGCAATAACATCTAACATAATACTCATACAAGATAATCAATTCCTTCCGACTGTCAATTTGCATATACAGATCTTCACCAAACAACAGCAATGCCAGACGACCCGATGTTAGCCGGAATAATTTGATGTTTGCCGAGTCTCTATCCAAGAGGATGATTTTCAATTATGTCGATGCCCGATCATTATCCCTTTTCTAGTTGTTGCGGTACAATTGAAACTTGTAAAATTACTTTCAGGTTTCATTATTATACTATTAAAAGTTTATTTTTGTCCAGACCTTCCAAATTTTTTTTGTCAAAGTAAAGCAGTACCCCGGAATAATTTCCTCCCGAGCTACCCTTGCATGCCAAACAATGATATAAATAACATAGAGGGAGTATCGGTTTTTTGTGAGGCAGTAGCATCACCTGTTGCTTTTCACTGCGCGGATAATTTCAGGTTGACTCTTTTTTGAAATGTAACATATATTTTCATGAGATGATTTTGAGGGGGGATTGAAATGCCGGGCACAGACATGATTTTGGCCATACTCGTTACGGCAGCCGTCGTAATTGCATTGTTTGTAGCCAGGGATTTGTTTTCAAAAAAGAGAATGATCGGAAGGGGTTCGGCCGATGATCTGCTTGGTATATCTGAACGTATTTCTTTTGATGCCCAGCAGTTGATCTGGCTTATCAACGCTTACAATCTCCAGATCGCAACCCTGGTAAATATCGTGGACAACGTGGCTGTGTCTTCTGAAGGAAATGCCGCCAAAATAGAGGAAATTTCCGCGGGTATTCAACAGCTATCTTCACTTTCCCGTGACATATCCAAACGGACCGGGCGTATCAAGACAGTATTTGAAGATATTCTGGCCGGATCTCTGGAAAACCGAGGATGGATAGATAAATCTGGAAAAACACTCCTGGACATCTCGGAAACGATAAAAGAATCGGCCAAGGCCATGGATGATCTGGAAAATGTAGTGGGAAAAGTCAATGATTTGCTAGGAAACATTCAGAACGTCACCGAAGAAATCAATCTTCTGGCTCTCAATGCGTCAATCGAAGCTGCAAGGGCCGGTGAATACGGATTGGGATTTACCGTCGTGGCCGATGAAGTCAAAAAGCTATCCGAAAAAACTGACAGGATGACACAGGAAGTACAGTATACAATCGGTGAAGTCAACGATCAACTGCGCATAACCGGCGATACCATCGACACCGGTGTGGAAAAGATATCCGTGGTAGAAAACATTTCCCGCAAGTCGGTCCAATCATTTGACAAGACCGTCCAACAATTGCAAGAAGTCAAAGATTTTATCTGTGAACTGGCCACCAATACAGAAGACCAGGTTGAAGTTACCCAGAACAGTGCCGGGGCTATACAGTCCATATCGGATGAATCCACGGAGGTC
Above is a genomic segment from Bacillota bacterium containing:
- the phnD gene encoding phosphate/phosphite/phosphonate ABC transporter substrate-binding protein; amino-acid sequence: MPGTDMILAILVTAAVVIALFVARDLFSKKRMIGRGSADDLLGISERISFDAQQLIWLINAYNLQIATLVNIVDNVAVSSEGNAAKIEEISAGIQQLSSLSRDISKRTGRIKTVFEDILAGSLENRGWIDKSGKTLLDISETIKESAKAMDDLENVVGKVNDLLGNIQNVTEEINLLALNASIEAARAGEYGLGFTVVADEVKKLSEKTDRMTQEVQYTIGEVNDQLRITGDTIDTGVEKISVVENISRKSVQSFDKTVQQLQEVKDFICELATNTEDQVEVTQNSAGAIQSISDESTEVSNNIYDMSKIFGEQRKDSEKILDYSKNLNKVGYDLHTTSVLHKKRNVLIFGVNPFTVPENIREQYLPIIDEIGRLVGRKTRTVIVPDYEALTNYIKDGLIDLGWFSPKAYVNAKKEINLQPLITPIKNGSAFYKGQIITSRDTNYYKLSDLKGSSFCFVDPLSTSGYIYPLQLLKNAGLNIDKDFKSIAFLGNHDNVINAVIDRRIDAGATFTEAINMAGKVGVKVDQLRVIAETEPIPNDAISASPNLSLLLSQKIKKEFLSIDKNENVKKVMKEAGIDGFQEALDSSYDVVRKQQ